In Leishmania panamensis strain MHOM/PA/94/PSC-1 chromosome 18 sequence, the following proteins share a genomic window:
- the PDEA gene encoding cAMP phosphodiesterase A, putative (TriTrypDB/GeneDB-style sysID: LpmP.18.1090) — protein sequence MSDFLEQLQQQASMYAICSNTVSVMVGMSDTAEELSLRSYDSFTGTSYICNLNEKALQTAKASLCDNADWSSFFREVQLAFNSGKVIVQPGNARRAAGTTTESVSADFKDLACSMEVQCLSSSEEKRASFVLERTIVDQQKYILEHMLEAHHMCRHPKEYEQRLSHIVEVKEVARAKRKELDCELIALNDNLTRNKHKQKMCNERKAELLQKIGGCNTENTGNPWRAVQAKQQKEAGENNESRLPNPLGNRTCKDFDLVLFRMIKSRWLSPEECDASSPANRVVKPFSKEDFAIQVSQLSGSRAVVWKALDSIDRWSYRVFDVQVAMSGDDYLSLPAQAHGGSLLVTMYALLCMHDFLQKFNIDEQIALDWISAVEAGYQGNPYHNSMHAADVLQITHFVITQGGLAKRCNLSDIQVFSAMLAASIHDFDHPGTNNNFHVKTGSYLATLYNDRSVLENLHVSSVFELMKNPAFNILASFSDEERHEIRETMIEMVLATDMGSHGKYVASLKSKMQEGSSFTRTDEQILCLSIALKMADISNCGRPLDIYLRWGEKVSDEFYQQGDRERNLGLDCSPFMDRLHPSLAKSQIAFMNYIITPFFEQVADLLPDMRFAVGLVEENKAYWASHDDS from the coding sequence ATGTCTGACTTTCTTGAgcagttgcagcagcaggcaagcATGTATGCCATCTGCAGCAACACTGTCTCCGTGATGGTAGGGATGAGCGACACGGCAGAGGAGCTGTCGCTCCGTTCCTACGATAGTTTTACAGGTACCTCCTACATCTGCAATCTGAACGAGAAGGCCCTTCAGACAGCGAAGGCCTCTCTGTGTGACAATGCCGATTGGAGCAGCTTCTTTCGCGAGGTTCAGCTGGCATTCAACTCGGGTAAAGTAATCGTGCAGCCTGGGAATGCGCGCCGAGCCGCCGGTACAACCACTGAGTCAGTTTCCGCCGACTTCAAAGACCTAGCATGCTCGATGGAAGTGCAGTGCCTGTCGAGCTCAGAGGAGAAGCGTGCAAGCTTTGTGCTTGAGCGTACCATTGTGGACCAACAGAAGTACATTCTCGAGCACATGCTGGAAGCGCATCACATGTGTCGCCATCCGAAGGAGTACGAGCAGAGGCTGTCCCACATTGTCGAGGTCAAGGAGGTAGCGCGCGCGAAGCGCAAGGAACTTGATTGTGAACTGATCGCGCTGAACGATAATCTGACACGCAACAAGCACAAGCAGAAGATGTGCAACGAGCGTAAAGCGGAGCTTCTGCAAAAGATCGGTGGCTGCAATACGGAGAACACGGGGAATCCGTGGCGGGCAGTTCAGgcaaagcagcagaaagAAGCCGGCGAGAACAACGAGTCTCGGCTTCCAAACCCGCTCGGCAATCGCACCTGCAAGGACTTTGACCTTGTACTGTTTCGCATGATCAAGAGTCGATGGTTGTCACCGGAGGAGTGCGACGCATCCTCGCCCGCGAATCGCGTCGTGAAGCCGTTCTCCAAAGAGGACTTCGCCATACAAGTGAGTCAACTCTCGGGTAGCCGAGCTGTGGTGTGGAAGGCGCTGGACTCCATCGACAGGTGGAGCTACCGCGTGTTTGATGTCCAGGTAGCCATGAGCGGTGACGACTACCTCTCGCTCCCGGCGCAGGCACACGGCGGGTCTCTCCTTGTAACCATGTACGCACTGCTGTGCATGCACGACTTCCTGCAGAAGTTCAATATTGACGAGCAAATCGCGCTCGACTGGATTAGCGCAGTGGAGGCGGGCTATCAAGGCAACCCGTATCACAACTCGATGCACGCGGCGGATGTGCTGCAGATTACGCACTTCGTCATTACACAGGGGGGATTGGCGAAGCGGTGCAATCTCAGCGACATCCAGGTCTTCTCTGCCATGCTGGCTGCTTCGATCCACGACTTCGACCACCCTGGGACCAACAATAACTTCCATGTCAAGACTGGCAGCTACCTTGCAACGCTGTACAACGATCGTAGTGTCCTCGAGAATCTGCATGTGAGCAGCGTTTTCGAGCTCATGAAGAACCCAGCCTTTAATATTCTAGCCAGCTTTAGTGATGAGGAGCGTCATGAGATTCGAGAGACGATGATAGAGATGGTACTGGCGACAGACATGGGTTCTCACGGAAAATACGTGGCGAGTCTGAAGAGCAAGATGCAGGAGGGCTCCAGTTTCACCAGGACCGACGAACAGATTCTCTGCCTCTCGATTGCTCTGAAGATGGCCGACATTTCAAACTGCGGGCGCCCGCTCGACATCTACCTGCGCTGGGGAGAGAAGGTGTCGGACGAGTTCTACCAACAAGGTGACCGCGAGCGCAATCTGGGCCTCGATTGCAGTCCCTTCATGGATCGCCTGCATCCAAGCCTTGCGAAGAGCCAGATTGCCTTCATGAATTACATCATCACACCCTTCTTCGAGCAGGTGGCCGATCTCTTGCCTGATATGCGCTTCGCGGTGGGGTTGGTcgaggaaaacaaagcgTATTGGGCTAGCCACGATGACTCGTAG
- a CDS encoding hypothetical protein (TriTrypDB/GeneDB-style sysID: LpmP.18.1100) translates to MQAPYNSPVLTGDEELNTPFATACSVGAPLDLLREILDRSVTEFAAYMKHKEAQQHPITEVQNSSSAAPAVHAQEGNHGERKFFSDMPGIPQPADATLASISAVLIDTEDATGQTPLLLAVGRGHLGIVRFLLESGADLMHQNRRGQSALHRAVNRGNVELVEFLVSTSEKKNTTNKAAHRTWMDLRDNHGDSALFYASMDNNEEIGRYLLRHGADRELRNADGKAFWEV, encoded by the coding sequence ATGCAGGCACCATACAATTCACCTGTACTGACCGGAGATGAGGAGCTGAACACACCCTTTGCCACTGCCTGTAGCGTTGGCGCACCGCTAGACTTGCTGAGAGAGATCCTGGACCGAAGTGTGACTGAGTTTGCCGCGTACATGAAGCACAAGGAGGCTCAGCAACACCCTATTACCGAGGTgcagaacagcagcagtgctgctccGGCCGTGCATGCCCAGGAGGGCAATCACGGAGAGCGGAAGTTCTTCTCAGACATGCCGGGGATACCTCAGCCTGCCGACGCTACTCTGGCTTCTATCAGTGCTGTACTTATTGACACCGAAGATGCGACGGGACAAacacctctgctgctggctgTGGGACGTGGGCACTTGGGCATTGTGCGCTTCTTGCTGGAGAGCGGTGCAGATTTGATGCATCAAAATCGTAGAGGTCAGtcagcgctgcaccgcgctgTGAACCGCGGAAACGTGGAGCTCGTTGAGTTTCTTGTTTCGAcaagtgaaaaaaaaaatacgaCGAACAAGGCAGCGCATCGGACGTGGATGGACCTGCGGGACAATCACGGCGATTCCGCGCTCTTCTACGCCTCCATGGATAACAACGAGGAGATTGGCCGGTacctgctgcgccacggcgcCGATCGTGAGTTGCGCAATGCAGATGGCAAGGCATTCTGGGAGGTGTAG